CCCCTATGATATAAGAATTATAAATGCACTTAGAGTAGGATCTTATACCTGTACTATGCAAAAATTGGAGGATAGTATTGGTGTTGTTGAGACTTTGGAAAAGGCAAGAGAAAAAGCAGAAGAGGTCATATTAAATAGTACCTGTGAGTTAAGCAGCAGGAAGAGAAGAGGTGTGGGAATAGGTTGTATGTGGTATGGCATAGGAAATACAGGCCTTCCAAACCCTGCATCAGCATTTTTAGAAATGCATAAAGATGGATCAGTAACAGTTATGGCAGGATGTGCAGATATAGGTCAGGGATCAAACACAGTAATGTGCCAAATAGTAGCGGAAACTTTGGGGGTCAATTATGAAGAAGTAAATATTATATCAGCGGACACAGGTTCTACTCCTGATGGAGGGGCAACTTCAGCCAGCAGGCAGACTTACATATCGGGAAATGCTTGTAAAAAGGCAGCTGAAATGGCTAAGGAAAGCTTGATGCAGGTGGCTGAGGAATTATTAAATTCTCCGAAAGAAGATATTATATTAAAAAATAAGAGAGCCTATGTAAAAGGTCATGAAGATAACAACGTAAGTCTTCAGGAAATTTTAAGTAGATGTGCAGCTAAGGGTATTATGATAGTTGGTTCAGGCTATTTTAATCCTAATACAACAGGCCTTGATCCACATACTATGCAGGGTGTTCCATTTGCTACTTATGCTTTTGCTACACATTTTATAGAAGTTGAAGTTGATATCTATACTGGAGAAGTTAAAGTATTAAAGGTTATTGCAGCTCATGATGTAGGTAAGGCAATCAATAGGAAAATGGTAGAAGGTCAAATAGAAGGTGGCTGTTTAATGGGAATGGGGCTTGGAATTCTTGAAAATCTGCAGGTAGAAAATGCAAAGATGAAAACATTGAATTTTTCAAATTATTTAATTTACACTGCAAAGGATATACCAGAAATATATCCTATAATTGTAGAAAGTGAAGAATCAACTGGCCCTTTTGGGGCAAAAGGTGTAGGTGAGCCCGCATTAATTCCTGTAGCACCAGCTATTCTTAATGCTGTACATAATGCTATTGGAGTTAGATTTACAGAAATACCATTAACTCTTGAAAAGGTAGTGGAGGGATTAAATAACAAGTTTAATTAAAAATAAACTATTTTGAGAAGCTAATACTTTATATTATAGGGGTACTTCTGTGAATAATTTATGTAAATTTGGTAGAAGTACAAATTTTCACTAGTACTAAGTAAGGTTCATTGATAATTATTGAGGAGGTATTTTAATTGATTTCAGTTGATATTGATAAATGTAAAGCTTGTAAAATTTGTGAGAATAATTGTCCTCTTGGGGCAATAGAGGTTATAGATAAAAAAGCAAGATTAAATGATAATTGCGTATCATGCGGTATATGTTTTAAGGTGTGTCCTTTTGGTGTCATTGAAAAGACAGAAGAAAAAAAGGCTGAAAATTCTACATGTACTCATTGTCCTGTTAATTGCTCTGTGCCACAAGATAAAACTGGAGCTTGTAAGAGGTATACTAATGTAAATGGGGAACTTATTAGAAATAGAAAACTTGTGGTAGAGTCGGTAGCAAAGGATTCTGAATGTAAAGGAACTTATAAACCACTTATTACGGCAGTAGGAAGTGGTACAAATTATCCCTGTTTACGACCAGCACCTAAAATAGTTCAGGATACAATAGATGGAGTAGACGTGGTAACTGTAGTTACAGAAGCACCCCTTAGCTATAGCGGAGTAAAGGTTAAAATTGACACAAATATGGACATAGGCGAAGAAGGTGCAAAGGTAAAAAGAAATGGTAAATGTGTTGGAAGAGTAACTACTGAAGAATATGGCTCCAAAATGCTTACTATAGGAGGAGCTAATCTTCTAAGTGGAAGTAATGATGGTTTTATAGTAGCAAAGACAATTGTGGATTTAGCTAACGGAAGAAGAGTTACATTGAAAATAGATAATGGAAGTACAATAGAAGTTCAGCAGAATCAGCCACCTATTATAGATGGTATTGAAGAAACCTATATGAGAGTTGGCTGTGGTAGTGCAACCATAGGTATGTTTGCAAGAAGTTTATGCAAGGTGGTGGATGAGGCAATTATATTGGACTTTCATGTAGTAGGCTTGCTTTCTGAACATGCAGCAGGAAAAGAAGTTGGTATGAAATACAGTGGAGTAATACCTTATGGAAGAAAAAGTACTATGGGAAGATATTTTGGAGGTCATGGACATGGTTGGGGTGGTACAGAAATTATGACTCCATTGGATGCTGTAAAATCTGTGGATATGACTATAGCAAAGGCGGGTTATAAAATATTAGTAACGGAGACTACAGCACAAAAGGCTGCCTTATTAGAAGTACAAGAAGACGGATCTGTAAATGAAATTGAAATGACTGAGGAGGTACTAAAATGTGTTAATTTGATTTCTGATAACTGCGAGAGATCAAATGTTTCAATTATATACACAGGGGGTACAGGAGGAAGTGCTAGAGCTGGAGTTACAACTTTTCCAAAAAAACTTACCAATGCAATTCATAACAATGAGGTTACAATGACTATAGCAGGAGCACCTACTTTTGTTCTTCCTGGTGGAGGAATAAATTTTATGGTAGATGTTTCTAAAATGGTACCGGAGGCTACAACGTGGGTACCAACACCTGCTACTGTGGCACCTGTAGAATATACTATGACTAGAGAAAAATACGAAGAAATTGGTGGACATGTAAAGAGTATAATAACAAAGGAACAATTGCTGAAAGAACTTAATGAGGAATAATTATGGTAGAAATACTGGAAAATGAAAAGGTATTTATAGACAATGGACCTATTCAGATGGTACTTGATATATCTATAGGAGATAAAAAAACTCCTGAATTAGGTCTTCAAGTATCAAAATATGTAATTTATGAATTCAATAGATTGGCGGAATATATTCCTTATATAAAAAACAATAGCTTTGTGAAAATAAAAGAAAATAGACCTTCTGCAGTTCTTAAAAAAATGATAAATGCAGTTGAAAGATCAGGTGATAAAAGTTTAACACCTCTCGCTGCTGTAGCTGGTTCCTTTTCAGATTTTGCACTGGAAAAGGCATTGGAATTAGGAGCAACTAGAGTTATTGTAAATAATGGCGGAGATATAGCTTTAAAGGATATAACTGGTCATCCTTTAAATGTTGGAATACCTCTAAATGATACAGAACTAGTACTTAATATTACTTCTGAAAGCAATATTAAGGGTATTTGTACTAGTGGTCTTGGAGGAAGAAGCTTTACAAAGGGAATTGCTACTGCTGCAGTTTCTCTAGGAGAAAATGCGGCTATAGCAGATGCTTGTGCTAGCTGTTTGGGCAATGCAACTAATGTTGATAATGAGAATATAGTACGTTGTTATGCGGAAGAAATAGATTCTGAAACGGATATCCCAGGTCATTTAGTAACTTTAAAAGTAGGAGATATTGGTGAAAAAAATGTGTACAAGGCTTTGTTAAATGGCCTTGAAAAAGCAGAAGAATTGTACAATAAAAATATAATTAAAGGTGCAGTATTGTGTGTAAAGGATAAAATTGTAATGGTACCTGATAATATTGCGGTATTAAAATGATATAGATTTATCAATGAAAGAGAGTTTTTAACAGGGGGACTCTCTTTTTATTTTATTAAAAATTAAATAGAATTATATAAAAGAACTGGTATAGAATTTCAGCTAAATTACAAATTAATTATAAAAGGTATGATAATTTATTGAAGAGGCTACAATAATAACATTTACATATGTTTTACATATGGATTAATATAAATAAAATATTTTTAATATGAATATCTTTCTGATATAATAAAAACAATTTATTAATAAATTAATCAAATTTTTATTAAATCACTCAATTAAACCTTTGATTTTTATATTATTTAATATGAATTAAGAATTTATTATTGGATATTATAAAACCAAGGGAAACGAAATTATAGTAAATTTATTATCTTAGAGGGGGAAACAAAAATGGAAACATCATCTTCAAAAATGCTTGTTGCACGTATGGAAAGATTACCAGTAGGAAAGTTTCACTATAAAATGCTAGGTATTAATGGTGCAGCATGGGCCTTCGATGCCTTTGATGTAGGCTTAGTAACTTTCGTTGTTACTGCACTTACAAAATCCTGGGGACTTACAGCTGCTCAGGTGGGATTATTTTTAAGTGTAGGTTTATTTGGAATGTTCTTCGGTGCTGTAGTATCAGGACCCGTAGCAGATCGCTGGGGTCGTAAGGCAGTATTTCAAATCACAATGTTATTTTTCGCAGTATTTTCTTTACTATGTGCAATTGCTCCGAACTTTTTATCACTGGTAATCTTTAGATTCTTTGTAGGAGTTGGGCTTGGTGGAGAAACACCAGTTGTTACATCACTTTTAGGAGAATTTATACCAGCTTCAAAACGTGGTAAATTGCAGGGGTTACTTAATACTTTCTGGGCAGTAGGCTGGCTTGCTTCAGCAGTTATATCTTATTTTATTATACCAGCAGCAGGATGGAGATGGGCTTTTGTTGCAGGTGCACTTCCAGCTTTTTATATATTCATAGTTCGTAGACATCTACCTGAATCACCAAGATGGCTTATTTCTAAAGGAAGAAACCAAGAGGCAGCAAAAATAGTTGAAAGCATAGAGCAAAAATTAACGTCAGAAGGACTTGAACTTCCAAAGGTTAATTTAAAGGAAGTTAAAATAGATACAGTGGAAAAGAAGCAAAAAGTCAATGTTGCATTATTATTTTCAAATAAATATATTAAACGTACTATCATGCTTTGGGGGTTATGGTTCTTAGCTATGTTTGGATATTACGGATTATTTTCTTGGTTGCCATCACTGTTTGTAAAGGCAGGACATACTATGGTAAAATCTTTCCTTTATGTATTGATAATGCAAATAGCTTATGTACCTAATCAAGTATTAAGTGCTTATCTTATGGATAAGATAGGACGTAAAAAGCTCCTTGTTACTAACCTTATATTAGCTGGCATTGCTGCTATAGTATATGGATGGACATTAGGTCATGGGGTTAATACAGGAGTAGTTGTATTACTTGGCGTTATTACTTCCTTCTTTGTTTCAGCTATAATGGGAATAACTTATACTTATACTCCAGAACTTTATCCTACAACTGTGAGAGCTACTGGCGTTGGATCTGCTTCAGCTTGTTCTCGTATAGGATCAATGCTTGCCCCTATGGTAATTGGTGCAGGACTTACTTCTGTGGGTATAAGTGGAGTATTTGCAATTGTATCTGGAGCATTTATACTAGCAGGTATATTAGTAGCTGTTCTTGGGATAGAAACTAAAGGTCTAGTGTTAAAAGATTAAAACTTTACAAAGGAGGATATTATAATGGAAACAGCATCTTATAAAACACTGGTGGCGCGTATGGAAAGTTCACCAGTTGGAAAATTTCATTACAAATTATTATATATAAATGGTGCAGCATGGGCCTTTGATGCATTTGATGTAGGTATAGTTACATTTATTGTTACCGCTCTTACAAAATCTTGGCATTTAAGTACTGCACAGGTAGGATTATTTTTAAGCGTCGGTCTTTTTGGAATGTTCTTTGGAGCAGCAGCATCTGGTCCTTTGGCAGATAAGTTTGGTCGTAAATCAGTATTTAAGGCAACAATGTTAATTTATTCTTTATTTTCTCTTATATGCGCATTTGCACCTAATTTTACATTTCTATTAGTAGCTAGATTCTTTGTAGGTTTTGGAATTGGTGGAGAAACTCCAGTTGTTACTTCTATCTTAGGAGAATTTATCCCAGCATCAAAACGTGGTAAATTACAAGGGCTTATAGATACATTTTGGGCAGTAGGTTGGTTAGCTGCAGCAATAATAGCTTATTTTGTTATTCCAACAGTAGGTTGGAGATGGACATTTGTTATAGGAGCATTGCCAGCTTTCTTTATCTTTGTAATACGTAGACATTTGCCAGAATCACCAAGATGGCTTATGTCAAAAGGAAGAGTAAAAGAAGCAGACAAAATTGTTAATGATATAGAACAATCACTAATTGATCAAGGTCTTACTATTCCTAAGATAAATATAGAAGATATTAAAGAAGATGAAATAGCAATTGATGAAAAGGTAGGCATTGCCTCATTATTCTCTAAGAAATATATTAAGAGAAGTATTATGCTTTGTATTGTATGGTTTTTAGGTATGTTTGGTTATTACGGACTATTCTCCTGGTTGCCATCACTTTTTGTAGCAGCAGGACACACTATGGTTAAGTCTTTCTTCTATGTTTTAGTTATGCAAATAGCTTTTGTACCTAATCAATTTATATGTGCTTATCTTATGGATAAAATAGGACGTAAAGTTTTACTTGTTCCCAATTTAATATTATCTGGGATAACTACTATAGCTTACGGTTGGGCTTTAGGACATGGTGTTAGTAGTACAATCGTAATGATATTAGGTATATTTACTTCTTTCTTTGTTTCTGCAACTTGGGCTGTTTTGTTTACATATACTCCAGAATCATATCCTACCAGAATTCGTGCTACAGGAGTTGCATTTGCATCAGCTTGTTCACGTATAGGATCTATGCTAGCACCTATAGTTATTGGTGGTGGACTTGCTTCTTTAGGTATAACAGGAGTATTTGGTATTGTAGCAGGAACCTTTGTAATAGCTGCTTTAATGGTAGGAATCTTTGGTGATGAAACTAAAGGTATGATCTTAAAGGATTAAAATTAAAAATATAATAATTAAAAGAGCAAGTAGTCTGTGGCATAAGGTGAGATTACTTGCTTTTTTCTATAAATTTAATATATCCATATGTTTTGAATATGGATTAATACATATAAAATATTTTAAATATGGATATGTTTCTGTTATAATAAAATTAATTTATTAATAAAGATACAGCATTTTTGTTAATAATATAATATTAAAGGAATTATTATGATGATTCAATATTAAATAGCTTATTTTCTACTAAGTGGTAAAAATACAATTTCTAGATCTGTTGAGAGTATTTATTCACAGTAAATTTTAGAAGTGTCTATTTAATAAGACGTTTAGATTTTAAATTATTATCTATATATAGAGGGGGATTTATTTATGGAAATCAAGATAAGAAAATTTTATAC
This genomic window from Clostridium pasteurianum DSM 525 = ATCC 6013 contains:
- a CDS encoding xanthine dehydrogenase family protein molybdopterin-binding subunit, whose amino-acid sequence is MNDFNVIGKSVQKKDGIPKVTGKALFARDIKFESMLYAKVLRSKVAHALLKRVDTSKAEKLPGVAAVLTSKDIPGSNRIGIIMKDEPVLVDDKIRRYGDALAVVAAETEEIAEEALNLIEVEYDELPLVTNVYEALKEDSPKVHGDTNLLTTRTLIKGDVDEAFKKCDVIVEKIYKTNYYAHMFIEPEAGVSKYENGLLTIWASTQNPHFDRGEVARVLGLPQSKVRVVQAETGGGFGGKLDISTQCFLGLLTYHTKKPVKLAYTREESMEVSSKRHPHIMKYKTGADKNGKLIAMEAEFIEDSGAYASYAPAVITRAVVHSTGPYEIPNVRVRASMVYTNNPMAGAFRGFGVPQVSIAHEQQMDMLAEKLNMIPYDIRIINALRVGSYTCTMQKLEDSIGVVETLEKAREKAEEVILNSTCELSSRKRRGVGIGCMWYGIGNTGLPNPASAFLEMHKDGSVTVMAGCADIGQGSNTVMCQIVAETLGVNYEEVNIISADTGSTPDGGATSASRQTYISGNACKKAAEMAKESLMQVAEELLNSPKEDIILKNKRAYVKGHEDNNVSLQEILSRCAAKGIMIVGSGYFNPNTTGLDPHTMQGVPFATYAFATHFIEVEVDIYTGEVKVLKVIAAHDVGKAINRKMVEGQIEGGCLMGMGLGILENLQVENAKMKTLNFSNYLIYTAKDIPEIYPIIVESEESTGPFGAKGVGEPALIPVAPAILNAVHNAIGVRFTEIPLTLEKVVEGLNNKFN
- a CDS encoding DUF362 domain-containing protein translates to MISVDIDKCKACKICENNCPLGAIEVIDKKARLNDNCVSCGICFKVCPFGVIEKTEEKKAENSTCTHCPVNCSVPQDKTGACKRYTNVNGELIRNRKLVVESVAKDSECKGTYKPLITAVGSGTNYPCLRPAPKIVQDTIDGVDVVTVVTEAPLSYSGVKVKIDTNMDIGEEGAKVKRNGKCVGRVTTEEYGSKMLTIGGANLLSGSNDGFIVAKTIVDLANGRRVTLKIDNGSTIEVQQNQPPIIDGIEETYMRVGCGSATIGMFARSLCKVVDEAIILDFHVVGLLSEHAAGKEVGMKYSGVIPYGRKSTMGRYFGGHGHGWGGTEIMTPLDAVKSVDMTIAKAGYKILVTETTAQKAALLEVQEDGSVNEIEMTEEVLKCVNLISDNCERSNVSIIYTGGTGGSARAGVTTFPKKLTNAIHNNEVTMTIAGAPTFVLPGGGINFMVDVSKMVPEATTWVPTPATVAPVEYTMTREKYEEIGGHVKSIITKEQLLKELNEE
- a CDS encoding UPF0280 family protein, which gives rise to MVEILENEKVFIDNGPIQMVLDISIGDKKTPELGLQVSKYVIYEFNRLAEYIPYIKNNSFVKIKENRPSAVLKKMINAVERSGDKSLTPLAAVAGSFSDFALEKALELGATRVIVNNGGDIALKDITGHPLNVGIPLNDTELVLNITSESNIKGICTSGLGGRSFTKGIATAAVSLGENAAIADACASCLGNATNVDNENIVRCYAEEIDSETDIPGHLVTLKVGDIGEKNVYKALLNGLEKAEELYNKNIIKGAVLCVKDKIVMVPDNIAVLK
- a CDS encoding MFS transporter, whose protein sequence is METSSSKMLVARMERLPVGKFHYKMLGINGAAWAFDAFDVGLVTFVVTALTKSWGLTAAQVGLFLSVGLFGMFFGAVVSGPVADRWGRKAVFQITMLFFAVFSLLCAIAPNFLSLVIFRFFVGVGLGGETPVVTSLLGEFIPASKRGKLQGLLNTFWAVGWLASAVISYFIIPAAGWRWAFVAGALPAFYIFIVRRHLPESPRWLISKGRNQEAAKIVESIEQKLTSEGLELPKVNLKEVKIDTVEKKQKVNVALLFSNKYIKRTIMLWGLWFLAMFGYYGLFSWLPSLFVKAGHTMVKSFLYVLIMQIAYVPNQVLSAYLMDKIGRKKLLVTNLILAGIAAIVYGWTLGHGVNTGVVVLLGVITSFFVSAIMGITYTYTPELYPTTVRATGVGSASACSRIGSMLAPMVIGAGLTSVGISGVFAIVSGAFILAGILVAVLGIETKGLVLKD
- a CDS encoding MFS transporter translates to METASYKTLVARMESSPVGKFHYKLLYINGAAWAFDAFDVGIVTFIVTALTKSWHLSTAQVGLFLSVGLFGMFFGAAASGPLADKFGRKSVFKATMLIYSLFSLICAFAPNFTFLLVARFFVGFGIGGETPVVTSILGEFIPASKRGKLQGLIDTFWAVGWLAAAIIAYFVIPTVGWRWTFVIGALPAFFIFVIRRHLPESPRWLMSKGRVKEADKIVNDIEQSLIDQGLTIPKINIEDIKEDEIAIDEKVGIASLFSKKYIKRSIMLCIVWFLGMFGYYGLFSWLPSLFVAAGHTMVKSFFYVLVMQIAFVPNQFICAYLMDKIGRKVLLVPNLILSGITTIAYGWALGHGVSSTIVMILGIFTSFFVSATWAVLFTYTPESYPTRIRATGVAFASACSRIGSMLAPIVIGGGLASLGITGVFGIVAGTFVIAALMVGIFGDETKGMILKD